GTCCCTGGGAACAGAGTGTGGACCATCAAGGAGCCCGTTGGAGTCTGCGGTCTCATCACGCCGTGAGTATCTCCGAGTTTTGCTGCTACGTAGCTGCTCTGCGGCGCTCTCTATGCTGACTGACATGCCTGTCTAGGTGGAACttccccgccgccatgataACGAGAAAGGttggccctgccctggcggCCGGATGCACCGTCGTCTGCAAGGCCCCTGGCGAGACCCCCTTCACAGCTCTGGCGCTCGCTGAGCTTGCCCACCGCGCCGGCATCCCCAAgggcgtcgtcaacgtcatCACTACTCTGTCCAACACTCCGGCCATCGGCGAGGTTCTCACCACCGACCCCGCCGTCAAAAAGGTCTCCTTCACCGGCTCGaccggcgtcggcaagctTCTGATGAAGCAGTCCTCGAGCACCCTCAAGAAGCTGTCCATGGAGCTCGGTGGCAACGCGCCCTTCATCGTgtttgacgatgccgacatcgacgtggccgtcgccggcgccatcgcctccaAGTTCCGCTCGTCCGGCCAAACTTGCGTCTGCGCCAACCGCATCTACGTGCAGGCCGGCATCTACGATGAGTTTGTGCGCAAATTCGCCGAAAAGGTTCAGGGATTCAAGGTCGGCCACGgcttcgccgacggcgtcacCCACGGCCCCCTCATCCACGACCGCGCCGTGTCCAAGGTCGAGGCCCAcgtcaaggacgccgagagcaagggcggcaagctcgtcatcggcggccagcggATGCCCGACCTCGGCTCCAACTTTTACCAGCCCACGGTCATCCGCGACGCCACCCCTGCGATGGCTATTGCCTCGGAGGAGACGTTCGGCCCCGTGGCTGCGCTCTTCCCCTTCAAgacggagaaggaggtggtggacATGGCGAACAATGCCGAGGTCGGCTTGGCGGGATACTTCTTCTCCCGCGACCTGCAGCGGGTGCaccgcatcgccgaggcgctcgaggtcgGCATGGTCGGCATCAACACGGGCATCATCTCGGATCCCGCCGCGCCGTTTGGAGGTGTCAAGGAGAGCGGCTTCGGCCGTGAAGGGTCCAAGTATGGCATCGGCGAGTACCAGATCACCAAGATGATTACCTACGGAGGCATGGGACAGCCGCTCCAGAGCTGAGGGAGGGGTTTGTTCCTTTTGGCAGGGAGCATGTGCCGGTTGTAGTGGCATAGGAAAAAAACTAAAAGACGTTCAAGTAATTCGCTAGTCACTGTTCACGCCG
This region of Purpureocillium takamizusanense chromosome 9, complete sequence genomic DNA includes:
- the UGA2_2 gene encoding succinate semialdehyde dehydrogenase NADP+ linked (COG:C~EggNog:ENOG503NVW2), with the protein product MALLQRLGASSLRFSPSVSLIVARSASTMAPKLRDPSLLKHDVCYINGEWKPAGSGKTFNVNDPSSGELIGTCAECDVEDTKSAIRAAADAFKTFRTTTGRERAKLLRKWYDLMVENSEDIAKLITWENGKPFADAKGESAYAANFFEWFSEEAPRSYGDTIPATVPGNRVWTIKEPVGVCGLITPWNFPAAMITRKVGPALAAGCTVVCKAPGETPFTALALAELAHRAGIPKGVVNVITTLSNTPAIGEVLTTDPAVKKVSFTGSTGVGKLLMKQSSSTLKKLSMELGGNAPFIVFDDADIDVAVAGAIASKFRSSGQTCVCANRIYVQAGIYDEFVRKFAEKVQGFKVGHGFADGVTHGPLIHDRAVSKVEAHVKDAESKGGKLVIGGQRMPDLGSNFYQPTVIRDATPAMAIASEETFGPVAALFPFKTEKEVVDMANNAEVGLAGYFFSRDLQRVHRIAEALEVGMVGINTGIISDPAAPFGGVKESGFGREGSKYGIGEYQITKMITYGGMGQPLQS